One region of Halomicrobium sp. LC1Hm genomic DNA includes:
- a CDS encoding DUF5813 family protein produces MSDDSPESAASAFEGNSAFESTDGGYRVTTTAFEGIVVADDAPEWRVAYTVTVRAPTLSAATVETVGDAVADGWFETLERRLEDAPKATRTSVELDAFAVERDGENVVVTYGFELGNADTAARVAKTFVEYVEGTYVEGVVPGYEYEGAVADLVNQAQANGEGGAGGTPL; encoded by the coding sequence ATGAGCGACGATTCGCCCGAGAGTGCAGCCAGTGCCTTCGAGGGTAACAGTGCGTTCGAGTCGACCGACGGCGGCTATCGCGTGACGACGACTGCCTTCGAGGGAATTGTCGTCGCGGACGACGCGCCGGAGTGGCGCGTCGCCTACACCGTCACCGTCCGGGCTCCGACACTGTCCGCCGCGACCGTCGAGACGGTCGGCGACGCCGTCGCAGACGGCTGGTTCGAGACGCTCGAACGCCGCCTCGAAGACGCTCCCAAAGCCACCCGGACGAGCGTCGAACTGGACGCGTTTGCGGTCGAACGCGACGGCGAGAACGTCGTCGTCACCTACGGGTTCGAACTGGGCAACGCCGACACCGCCGCGCGGGTCGCCAAGACGTTCGTCGAGTACGTCGAGGGGACGTACGTCGAGGGAGTCGTCCCCGGCTACGAGTACGAGGGCGCGGTCGCCGACCTCGTCAACCAGGCCCAGGCCAACGGCGAGGGCGGTGCCGGGGGGACACCGCTGTAA
- a CDS encoding ferredoxin, whose amino-acid sequence MADEDAPVDPSQMGGTDAPPVEDKPYKIIFEANKCIGAGKCAEVSHNWDLNLDTGIAAPKVYFVGEDEVDDEIRAAEVCPAKKDVGVIHVVDRRTDEEIAPDPEGDGTLSVDW is encoded by the coding sequence ATGGCAGACGAAGACGCTCCGGTCGACCCGAGCCAGATGGGCGGGACCGACGCGCCGCCGGTCGAGGACAAGCCCTACAAGATCATCTTCGAGGCCAACAAGTGCATCGGCGCGGGCAAGTGCGCCGAGGTCTCGCACAACTGGGACCTGAACCTCGACACCGGGATCGCCGCACCGAAGGTGTACTTCGTCGGCGAGGACGAGGTCGACGACGAGATCCGTGCCGCCGAGGTGTGTCCGGCCAAGAAAGACGTGGGCGTCATTCACGTGGTCGACCGCCGGACCGACGAAGAGATCGCTCCCGACCCCGAGGGCGACGGGACGCTGTCGGTCGACTGGTGA
- a CDS encoding MFS transporter, translating to MLGDKRGYQLLYFVFFASSNGFIVFRNAYFEELGLTGGQMGLLGALLVVGGMIAQPIWGGVADRFAASKPVLLIAAGVSSVAILAFPLAGRVPDPFLLLVLATALLSTVRSPIVPITNAMILSRGVDYGQVRAFGSIAFGLGSLVIGWLLSRFATEIVFYIYAVGMVVLVLIVRSVPDAEADLTPDLRREAVKLLRNRRFLLLLGVAVLLGGASSSGSAYFSVYVRAIGAPDSLTGTAWMVKTVGEAAIFLSMAKIGLANRTQLSLGAALFAGCYLVYAAVGTPTAIMAVQLVLGVGLALYNLAVVEFAHRFSPDELTSTGQAVLSAFGIGTGRALGQLGAGNVMDLVGVQSMYFVLSALAAAALLLSLGFHGSTLRRLGNAAGVGQ from the coding sequence ATGCTCGGGGACAAGCGCGGCTATCAGTTGCTGTATTTCGTCTTCTTCGCCTCCTCGAACGGCTTCATCGTCTTTCGGAACGCCTACTTCGAGGAGCTCGGACTGACTGGGGGGCAGATGGGGCTGTTGGGTGCGTTGCTCGTCGTCGGCGGGATGATCGCCCAGCCGATCTGGGGCGGAGTGGCCGATCGCTTCGCGGCCTCCAAGCCGGTCCTGTTGATCGCGGCCGGCGTGTCGAGCGTGGCCATTCTCGCCTTCCCGCTGGCCGGGCGCGTCCCCGATCCCTTCCTCTTGCTCGTACTCGCGACGGCGCTGCTCTCGACGGTGCGGTCACCGATCGTCCCGATCACCAACGCGATGATCCTCTCTCGTGGCGTCGACTACGGACAGGTCCGTGCCTTTGGCTCGATCGCGTTCGGGCTGGGGAGTCTCGTCATCGGGTGGCTGCTCTCGCGGTTCGCGACGGAGATCGTCTTCTACATCTACGCGGTCGGGATGGTCGTGCTCGTCCTGATCGTCCGCAGCGTGCCCGACGCCGAGGCCGACCTGACGCCGGATCTCCGCCGCGAGGCCGTCAAGCTCCTGCGCAACCGACGATTCCTGCTCTTGCTCGGCGTCGCGGTGCTGCTGGGCGGGGCCAGTTCCTCTGGCAGCGCCTACTTCTCGGTGTATGTCCGGGCGATCGGCGCGCCGGACAGCCTCACCGGCACCGCCTGGATGGTCAAGACCGTCGGCGAGGCCGCCATCTTCCTCTCGATGGCCAAGATCGGGCTCGCCAACCGCACGCAGCTCTCGCTCGGTGCCGCCCTCTTTGCGGGCTGTTACCTCGTCTACGCCGCCGTGGGAACGCCGACGGCGATCATGGCGGTCCAGCTCGTGCTCGGCGTCGGACTGGCGCTGTACAACCTCGCCGTCGTCGAGTTCGCCCACCGCTTCTCGCCCGACGAGCTGACCTCGACGGGACAGGCGGTGCTCTCGGCGTTCGGGATCGGGACCGGGCGCGCGCTGGGACAACTGGGTGCCGGGAACGTGATGGACCTCGTGGGCGTCCAGTCGATGTACTTCGTGCTGTCGGCGCTTGCGGCCGCCGCCCTCCTGTTGAGCCTGGGCTTTCACGGGTCGACGCTGCGCCGACTCGGCAACGCGGCCGGCGTCGGGCAGTAG
- a CDS encoding Lrp/AsnC family transcriptional regulator: MVVAYVMVKVYTGDADRLKGEIEAIDGVATAHIVAGDVDFIAKVVVETPAEVKDIAAKQIQEIEGVEDTQTYIAMD, from the coding sequence ATGGTCGTCGCCTACGTGATGGTCAAGGTGTACACCGGCGACGCCGACCGGCTCAAAGGAGAAATCGAGGCCATCGACGGCGTCGCGACCGCTCACATCGTCGCCGGGGACGTAGACTTCATCGCGAAGGTCGTCGTCGAGACGCCCGCCGAGGTCAAGGACATCGCCGCCAAACAGATCCAGGAGATCGAGGGCGTCGAGGACACGCAGACCTACATCGCGATGGACTAG
- a CDS encoding TrkA family potassium uptake protein: MVRPVFGFVAVVAAGVVGFSVLAGVGVVDALFWLLDPTSIELHFQSHDGPVRLVKAYAIVVLSGLVVAGLWIGETLLSATFGGQIQEELRQMQIEQTIEELDDHVVVCGYGTFGQTVAAGLQERDRDVVVVEQADEQFERAIDDGHLAVSGDARQDETLTDAGVERSRTVIGAIDDTSANVQIAIAASQLAPTVELVVRAGSRMDEALARRAGADEVIVPEVVSGEQVTARL, translated from the coding sequence ATGGTTCGGCCGGTCTTCGGGTTCGTCGCCGTCGTCGCCGCGGGCGTCGTGGGGTTCAGCGTCCTCGCGGGCGTCGGCGTCGTCGACGCACTGTTCTGGCTCCTCGATCCGACCAGCATCGAGTTGCACTTCCAGTCTCACGACGGCCCGGTCCGACTGGTCAAAGCGTACGCCATCGTCGTGCTCTCCGGACTCGTGGTGGCGGGACTGTGGATCGGCGAGACGCTGCTGTCGGCGACGTTCGGCGGCCAGATTCAGGAGGAACTTCGACAGATGCAAATCGAACAGACGATCGAGGAACTCGACGACCACGTCGTCGTCTGTGGCTACGGGACCTTCGGACAGACCGTCGCCGCGGGGTTGCAAGAGCGCGACCGCGACGTCGTCGTCGTCGAACAGGCAGACGAACAGTTCGAGCGAGCGATCGACGACGGGCACCTCGCAGTCAGCGGCGACGCCCGACAGGACGAGACGCTGACCGATGCTGGCGTCGAACGGTCCCGGACCGTGATCGGCGCTATCGACGACACGAGCGCGAACGTCCAGATCGCCATCGCCGCGAGTCAGCTCGCGCCCACCGTCGAGCTGGTGGTCCGGGCCGGCAGTCGGATGGACGAAGCGCTGGCCCGTCGTGCGGGTGCCGACGAGGTGATCGTACCCGAAGTCGTCAGCGGCGAGCAGGTGACGGCGAGGCTGTGA
- a CDS encoding amino acid ABC transporter permease: MPRAAPRARARPTPFANAAETLTAVGADLGPLGLLAEWLAWPFELTAFAIEGGPAMAAGAFITVYLTLASMVLGLAIAVPLSVARVYGGRIVGTVSLAYTELIRGTPLLAQLFLLYYGLPLAAEIEGLGFVGEGAVPRAAVFVAIVGFTINSSAYQAEYIRGALQSVDSGQLVAARSIGLSKAAGIRHVVLPQGLRYAIPGWTNEFVYLIKYSSLAAFITVPELFRQARIIAADSFRVTDTYAVVAVLYLALVLTTALAMDRLEAAVAIPGLGPADER, encoded by the coding sequence GTGCCCAGGGCGGCACCACGGGCGAGGGCGAGGCCGACACCGTTCGCGAACGCCGCCGAGACCCTGACCGCCGTCGGTGCCGATCTGGGGCCGCTCGGACTCCTCGCGGAGTGGCTCGCCTGGCCGTTCGAACTGACGGCCTTCGCCATCGAGGGCGGGCCGGCGATGGCCGCCGGTGCCTTCATCACGGTGTACCTGACGCTCGCGTCGATGGTGCTGGGACTGGCGATCGCCGTCCCGCTCTCGGTCGCGCGGGTCTACGGCGGGCGGATCGTCGGCACCGTCTCGCTCGCGTACACGGAGCTCATCCGCGGGACGCCGCTGCTCGCCCAGCTGTTCTTGCTGTACTACGGGCTCCCCCTGGCAGCGGAGATCGAGGGGCTCGGGTTCGTCGGCGAGGGGGCCGTGCCACGGGCGGCCGTCTTCGTGGCGATCGTCGGCTTCACGATCAACTCCTCGGCCTACCAGGCCGAGTACATCCGGGGGGCGCTCCAGTCGGTCGACAGCGGACAGCTCGTGGCCGCCCGGTCGATCGGCCTCTCGAAGGCGGCGGGGATCCGCCACGTCGTCCTGCCACAGGGACTGCGCTACGCGATCCCCGGCTGGACCAACGAGTTCGTCTATCTCATCAAGTACTCCTCGCTGGCCGCGTTCATCACCGTGCCCGAACTGTTCCGGCAGGCCCGGATCATCGCCGCCGATAGCTTCCGTGTCACGGACACCTACGCCGTCGTGGCAGTGCTGTATCTCGCGCTGGTGTTGACGACCGCGCTGGCGATGGATCGACTCGAAGCGGCCGTCGCCATCCCCGGCCTCGGGCCCGCCGACGAGCGGTGA
- a CDS encoding TrkA family potassium uptake protein, producing MRFVIVGAGRVGLRTARVLDDGGHDVVLVENDPTKVARAREGGHDVIEGDGAVETILDDADLDRADALGALTGDLNDNFVACMIAKQFDCRTVMRIDEDYREEIYRKYAGDVDEVIYPERLGAIAAKNALLGGNIRAVADIDQNLQLVEFTITEQSPMRGYSISELELPANARLLAFGKRDEPLDLPGEDETLDLGDHLVVLADFDVLGDVRSIVVGETGRAAAMGGA from the coding sequence ATGCGATTCGTTATCGTGGGTGCCGGTCGCGTCGGACTCCGGACCGCTCGCGTGCTCGACGACGGCGGGCACGACGTGGTCCTCGTGGAGAACGACCCCACGAAAGTAGCGCGTGCCCGCGAAGGGGGACACGACGTGATCGAGGGCGACGGTGCGGTCGAGACGATCCTCGACGACGCCGACCTCGACCGTGCGGACGCACTCGGCGCGCTGACCGGCGACCTCAACGACAATTTCGTAGCCTGTATGATCGCCAAACAGTTCGACTGCCGGACCGTGATGCGCATCGACGAGGACTACCGCGAAGAGATCTACCGCAAGTACGCGGGCGACGTGGACGAAGTGATCTACCCCGAGCGCCTGGGGGCGATCGCCGCCAAGAACGCCCTGCTGGGCGGGAACATCCGTGCCGTCGCCGACATCGATCAGAACCTCCAGCTCGTGGAGTTCACCATCACCGAGCAGTCGCCGATGCGGGGCTACTCCATCAGCGAACTCGAACTACCGGCCAACGCCCGACTGCTCGCGTTCGGCAAGCGCGACGAGCCCCTGGACCTGCCCGGCGAGGACGAGACCCTCGATCTCGGCGATCACCTCGTCGTCCTCGCGGACTTCGACGTGCTCGGAGACGTGCGCAGCATCGTCGTCGGCGAGACCGGACGCGCGGCCGCCATGGGGGGTGCCTGA
- a CDS encoding peptidylprolyl isomerase, with translation MTRVTLETSKGDIELELYDERASRTVENFLGLAEHDPAADAEPAPDTTTWEDPESGEVRGDSLYEGVEFHRVIEDFMIQTGDPTGTGRGGPGYQFDDEFHDELRHDEAGKLSMANSGPNTNGSQFFITLDAQPHLDDKHAVFGEVADGMDVVEAIGNADTDMHDGPTTPITIDGVEIHD, from the coding sequence ATGACACGCGTCACGCTGGAGACCTCGAAGGGCGACATCGAACTGGAACTGTACGACGAGCGCGCATCCCGCACAGTCGAGAACTTCCTCGGACTGGCCGAGCACGATCCGGCGGCCGACGCCGAGCCGGCCCCGGACACGACGACGTGGGAAGACCCCGAGAGCGGCGAGGTTCGCGGCGACTCGCTGTACGAGGGCGTCGAGTTCCACCGCGTCATCGAGGACTTCATGATCCAGACCGGCGATCCGACCGGCACCGGACGGGGCGGCCCCGGCTACCAGTTCGACGACGAGTTCCACGACGAACTGCGCCACGACGAGGCCGGCAAGCTCTCGATGGCCAACAGCGGTCCGAACACGAACGGTTCGCAGTTCTTCATCACGCTCGACGCCCAGCCACACCTCGACGACAAACACGCCGTCTTCGGCGAGGTCGCGGACGGCATGGACGTCGTCGAAGCGATCGGCAACGCCGACACGGACATGCACGACGGGCCGACGACGCCGATCACGATCGACGGCGTCGAGATCCACGACTGA